In Pseudoliparis swirei isolate HS2019 ecotype Mariana Trench chromosome 11, NWPU_hadal_v1, whole genome shotgun sequence, a genomic segment contains:
- the lclat1 gene encoding lysocardiolipin acyltransferase 1 isoform X1: protein MAVSVRGLYFVVTLFLASFFGSIFMLGPVLPLMLLSPAWYRWITDRIVATWLTLPVSLLELVFGVKVVITGDGFIPGERSVIIMNHRTRLDWMFLWCCLLRYSYLRLEKICLKAALKAVPGFGWAMQMACFVFIQRRWEDDKTHMANMLDYFCDIREPVQLLMFPEGTDLTEYTKTKSDEFAAQNNLPKFEYVLHPRSTGFTFIVDRLRKGDNLDAVHDITVAYPKNIPQTERHLILGHFPREIHFHVRRFPVASLPASSDLESWCRERWVEKESRLRDFYSGRRRGFDGDGVVLVPPCKTELRVSLIKAASLLYWSSFIALCFTGLWLWAPVRLYFLVMVGVFVGQQKLIGGLELLELACHRYWKAAAASVEKKRKARDGKMQ, encoded by the exons ATGGCCGTGTCGGTGCGAGGCCTGTACTTTGTGGTGACCCTGTTTCTGGCGAGTTTCTTTGGAAGCATCTTCATGCTGGGCCCCGTGTTGCCTCTCATGCTGCTGTCTCCCGCTTGGTACCGCTGGATCACCGACCGCATCGTCGCCACCTGGCTCACCCTCCCTGTG tcgTTGCTGGAGCTGGTGTTCGGGGTGAAGGTGGTGATCACGGGTGACGGCTTCATCCCGGGTGAGCGAAGTGTGATCATCATGAACCACCGCACCCGACTGGACTGGATGTTCCTCTGGTGTTGTCTGCTCAGGTACAGCTACCTTCGTCTGGAGAAGATCTGCCTCAAGGCTGCCCTGAAGGCCGTGCCTGGCTTTG GCTGGGCGATGCAGATGGCCTGCTTCGTCTTCATCCAGCGTCGTTGGGAGGACGACAAGACGCACATGGCCAACATGCTGGACTACTTCTGCGACATCCGAGAGCCCGTGCAGCTGCTGATGTTCCCGGAGGGCACGGACCTCACGg AATATACAAAAACAAAGAGTGATGAGTTCGCTGCCCAGAACAACCTGCCAAAATTCGAGTATGTGCTGCATCCGCGCAGCACTGGATTCACCTTCATCGTGGACAGACTACGAAAAG GAGATAACCTGGATGCCGTCCATGATATTACAGTGGCATACCCCAAGAACATCCCTCAGACGGAACGCCACCTCATCCTGGGACACTTCCCCCGCGAGATCCACTTCCACGTCCGCCGCTTCCCCGTGGCGTCCCTGCCCGCGTCCTCCGACCTGGAGTCCTGGTGTCGAGAGCGCTGGGTCGAGAAAGAAAGCCGACTGCGGGACTTCTACTCGGGCCGGCGCCGGGGCTTCGACGGGGACGGCGTCGTCCTCGTGCCGCCCTGTAAGACGGAGCTGCGCGTGTCTCTGATCAAAGCCGCCTCGCTGCTGTACTGGAGCAGCTTCATCGCCCTGTGCTTCACCGGCCTGTGGCTGTGGGCTCCGGTCAGGCTCTACTTCCTGGTCATGGTGGGAGTCTTCGTGGGCCAGCAGAAGCTGATCGGCGGGTTGGAGCTGCTGGAGTTGGCCTGCCATCGATACTGGAAGGCCGCGGCGGCCTCcgtggagaagaagaggaaggcgcGAGACGGGAAGATGCAGTGA
- the lclat1 gene encoding lysocardiolipin acyltransferase 1 isoform X2: MNHRTRLDWMFLWCCLLRYSYLRLEKICLKAALKAVPGFGWAMQMACFVFIQRRWEDDKTHMANMLDYFCDIREPVQLLMFPEGTDLTEYTKTKSDEFAAQNNLPKFEYVLHPRSTGFTFIVDRLRKGDNLDAVHDITVAYPKNIPQTERHLILGHFPREIHFHVRRFPVASLPASSDLESWCRERWVEKESRLRDFYSGRRRGFDGDGVVLVPPCKTELRVSLIKAASLLYWSSFIALCFTGLWLWAPVRLYFLVMVGVFVGQQKLIGGLELLELACHRYWKAAAASVEKKRKARDGKMQ; this comes from the exons ATGAACCACCGCACCCGACTGGACTGGATGTTCCTCTGGTGTTGTCTGCTCAGGTACAGCTACCTTCGTCTGGAGAAGATCTGCCTCAAGGCTGCCCTGAAGGCCGTGCCTGGCTTTG GCTGGGCGATGCAGATGGCCTGCTTCGTCTTCATCCAGCGTCGTTGGGAGGACGACAAGACGCACATGGCCAACATGCTGGACTACTTCTGCGACATCCGAGAGCCCGTGCAGCTGCTGATGTTCCCGGAGGGCACGGACCTCACGg AATATACAAAAACAAAGAGTGATGAGTTCGCTGCCCAGAACAACCTGCCAAAATTCGAGTATGTGCTGCATCCGCGCAGCACTGGATTCACCTTCATCGTGGACAGACTACGAAAAG GAGATAACCTGGATGCCGTCCATGATATTACAGTGGCATACCCCAAGAACATCCCTCAGACGGAACGCCACCTCATCCTGGGACACTTCCCCCGCGAGATCCACTTCCACGTCCGCCGCTTCCCCGTGGCGTCCCTGCCCGCGTCCTCCGACCTGGAGTCCTGGTGTCGAGAGCGCTGGGTCGAGAAAGAAAGCCGACTGCGGGACTTCTACTCGGGCCGGCGCCGGGGCTTCGACGGGGACGGCGTCGTCCTCGTGCCGCCCTGTAAGACGGAGCTGCGCGTGTCTCTGATCAAAGCCGCCTCGCTGCTGTACTGGAGCAGCTTCATCGCCCTGTGCTTCACCGGCCTGTGGCTGTGGGCTCCGGTCAGGCTCTACTTCCTGGTCATGGTGGGAGTCTTCGTGGGCCAGCAGAAGCTGATCGGCGGGTTGGAGCTGCTGGAGTTGGCCTGCCATCGATACTGGAAGGCCGCGGCGGCCTCcgtggagaagaagaggaaggcgcGAGACGGGAAGATGCAGTGA